A genomic segment from Calditrichota bacterium encodes:
- a CDS encoding DUF2304 domain-containing protein, producing MNDRIQLIAILVSLIIAGTIFQLIRKKKLLEQYSLLWFFSAIVLLIFSVWRDLLDRMAGAMGIYYAPSALLVIVIFCGFLLFLNFSLVISKLTNQSKDLAQEIALLQNKLEKLENQSFQAKDDGTI from the coding sequence ATGAATGATCGAATCCAACTTATCGCGATTTTGGTCAGTTTGATTATTGCCGGCACAATTTTCCAGCTTATCCGAAAGAAGAAATTGCTGGAGCAATACTCCTTGTTGTGGTTTTTTTCGGCGATTGTTCTCTTGATTTTTTCGGTGTGGCGGGACTTGCTGGATAGGATGGCCGGTGCCATGGGCATCTATTATGCTCCCTCGGCTTTGCTGGTTATTGTTATTTTTTGTGGATTCCTGTTATTCCTGAATTTTTCCCTCGTTATTTCGAAATTGACCAATCAATCAAAAGACCTTGCGCAGGAAATTGCCCTTTTGCAAAACAAGCTGGAAAAGCTGGAGAATCAATCCTTTCAGGCCAAAGACGACGGAACCATTTGA